The following proteins come from a genomic window of Drosophila sulfurigaster albostrigata strain 15112-1811.04 chromosome X, ASM2355843v2, whole genome shotgun sequence:
- the LOC133848218 gene encoding serum response factor homolog A produces the protein MPTILNSHCAQLDGSTTKKNKPLIIMGVIYKILKQQRQQQQQQQQQHLRQMQCNNMDLSMATKCKVQAAIKQRQLQRLEVRQQQQQQEQQQDTNEDAIAEQQLQQLYQFLAENASRKKRQRQRLRMQQMTGDDAEQPLCELQATATGATTATTTHDMDLLMEQLNTCDNSQPSSISEENSSNFCSSNATAPRDSILLKIRHQIFERKRQQRQRQLAELVEQRLVVWRPW, from the exons ATGCCAACAATTTTGAACAGTCACTGCGCACAGCTCGACGggagtacaacaaaaaaaaataagccgCTGATTATTATGGGAgtcatatacaaaatactgaaacagcagcgtcaacaacagcaacagcagcagcagcaacatctgaggcaaatgcaatgcaacaaTATGGATTTGAGCATGGCAACCAAATGCAAGGTGCAAGCAGCAATCAAGCAGCGTCAATTGCAGCGGCTCGAGgtgaggcaacagcaacaacaacaggagcaacaacaggaCACAAATGAGGATGCAATTGCCgagcagcaattgcagcaactTTATCAGTTTCTCGCCGAGAATGCGTCACGCAAGAAA CGTCAGCGACAGCGTCTCAGAATGCAGCAGATGACAGGTGATGATGCAGAGCAGCCACTTTGTGAAttgcaagcaacagcaaccggagcaaccacagcaaccacaacgcATGACATGGACTTGCTCATGGAGCAGTTGAATACTTGCGACAACAGCCAGCCATCCAGCATCAGCGAggaaaacagcagcaacttctGCAGCAGCAATGCGACGGCGCCTAGAGATAGCATTCTCCTGAAGATACGCCATCAGATCTTTGAGCGCAAGCGACAGCAAAGGCAACGCCAACTGGCGGAGTTGGTGGAACAACGTCTCGTTGTCTGGCGACCATGGTGA
- the LOC133848427 gene encoding probable G-protein coupled receptor B0563.6 isoform X2 yields the protein MTSIYQLVFVLLFFAFFFTLRVIVLILPVLSKFMTYPKLKPNVDPQRHKHFNTTHNTVIRQQSASPQTMITRLYNTEEDPAYCSFIWGGNLSSNDLVLGTPANASQIFSNDLRDDIYTQDVEDPRTESLRQYCYGLMLPIICSLGIMGNVLNLIVLTRRNMRGTAYIYMRAYSTAALLAIVFAIPFGIRMLVHKDRGQWEEFGPAFYTAHLELFLGNGCLGVGVMMLLVLTIERYVSVCHPGCTRPVIGPPGLVVFLTSFLTFIIYLPSIFRGELIKCMLVPNNVFVYLRRDNTDYQRTLFYSVYKVMLEVIFKLIPTVLIAGLNLRIVLVYRRTCERRRQMVLSRINYVKDDDPRKFAEERRLFLLLGSTSILFLVCVSPMAILHMTIASEVLPSFPFQVFRALANLLELINYSITFYIYCLFSEDFRNTLMRTIKWPWLKAKLCHYGDETTQTIKGVPMVRFDKVTIRNHQHHITTTSGIGRSSSI from the exons ATGACTTCGATTTACCAGCtagttttcgttttattgttttttgcgtTCTTTTTCACACTACGTGTAATCGTATTGATCTTGCCCGTTTTGTCTAAATTCATGACGTAtccgaaactgaaaccgaacGTGGATCCTCAAAGACACAAACACTTCAATACGACACATAATACGGTGATAAGGCAGCAAAGTGCTTCGCCGCAAACGATGATTACAAGATTATACAATACGGAAGAGGATCCCGCCTATTGCTCATTCATCTGGGGCGGAAATCTTAGCAGCAACGATCTCGTTCTCGGCACTCCAGCTAACGCGTCTCAGATATTCAGCAATGATCTGCGGGACGACATATATACG CAGGACGTGGAGGATCCGCGCACCGAATCTCTACGCCAATACTGCTACGGCCTCATGCTGCCAATCATCTGCTCACTCGGCATCATGGGCAATgttcttaatttaattgtcCTCACCCGTCGAAATATGCGGGGGACTGCGTACATCTACATGCGAG cgtaCTCAACAGCCGCTCTGCTTGCAATTGTCTTTGCCATACCCTTTGGCATACGCATGCTCGTCCACAAAGATCGTGGACAGTGGGAGGAATTCGGACCGGCGTTCTACACGGCACACTTGGAGCTTTTTCTCGGAAATGGTTGCTTGG GAGTGGGTGTAATGATGCTTTTAGTGTTAACTATCGAGCGCTACGTGTCTGTCTGTCATCCGGGATGCACAAGACCTGTGATAGGACCGCCAGG TTTGGTTGTGTTTCTGACCAGCTTTCTCACATTCATCATCTACTTGCCGAGCATCTTTCGCGGCGAGCTGATCAAGTGCATGCTGGTGCCGAACAATGTGTTCGTCTATTTGCGTCGTGACAACACCGACTATCAGCGCACTCTATTCTATTCGGTGTACAAGGTGATGCTCGAGGTCATATTCAAGCTAATACCAACTGTGTTGATTGCCGGCCTCAATTTGCGCATCGTTTTGGTCTATCGACGCACCTGCGAGCGACGACGTCAGATGGTTTTGTCCCGCATCAACTATGTGAAGGACGATGATCCGCGAAAATTTGCCGAGGAGCGACGATTATTCCTGCTGCTCGGCAGCACATCAATTTTGTTCTTGGTGTGCGTTTCGCCGATGGCCATACTCCATATGACCATAGCGTCGGAGGTGTTGCCGAGTTTTCCGTTTCAGGTGTTTCGGGCGCTCGCCAATCTGCTGGAGCTAATCAACTATTCGATCACGTTCTATATCTATTGTCTGTTCAGCGAGGACTTTCGCAACACGCTGATGCGCACCATCAAATGGCCGTGGCTGAAGGCCAAGCTCTGTCATTATGGGGATGAG ACTACACAGACCATCAAGGGTGTTCCAATGGTGCGATTCGATAAGGTGACCATACGCAATCATCAACACCACATCACCACCACATCCGGCATTGGACGGTCCAGCAGCATCTAG
- the LOC133848427 gene encoding probable G-protein coupled receptor B0563.6 isoform X3: protein MITRLYNTEEDPAYCSFIWGGNLSSNDLVLGTPANASQIFSNDLRDDIYTQDVEDPRTESLRQYCYGLMLPIICSLGIMGNVLNLIVLTRRNMRGTAYIYMRAYSTAALLAIVFAIPFGIRMLVHKDRGQWEEFGPAFYTAHLELFLGNGCLGVGVMMLLVLTIERYVSVCHPGCTRPVIGPPGLVVFLTSFLTFIIYLPSIFRGELIKCMLVPNNVFVYLRRDNTDYQRTLFYSVYKVMLEVIFKLIPTVLIAGLNLRIVLVYRRTCERRRQMVLSRINYVKDDDPRKFAEERRLFLLLGSTSILFLVCVSPMAILHMTIASEVLPSFPFQVFRALANLLELINYSITFYIYCLFSEDFRNTLMRTIKWPWLKAKLCHYGDEVSASPPATATATAAVCNPLCPPIHTDYTDHQGCSNGAIR, encoded by the exons ATGATTACAAGATTATACAATACGGAAGAGGATCCCGCCTATTGCTCATTCATCTGGGGCGGAAATCTTAGCAGCAACGATCTCGTTCTCGGCACTCCAGCTAACGCGTCTCAGATATTCAGCAATGATCTGCGGGACGACATATATACG CAGGACGTGGAGGATCCGCGCACCGAATCTCTACGCCAATACTGCTACGGCCTCATGCTGCCAATCATCTGCTCACTCGGCATCATGGGCAATgttcttaatttaattgtcCTCACCCGTCGAAATATGCGGGGGACTGCGTACATCTACATGCGAG cgtaCTCAACAGCCGCTCTGCTTGCAATTGTCTTTGCCATACCCTTTGGCATACGCATGCTCGTCCACAAAGATCGTGGACAGTGGGAGGAATTCGGACCGGCGTTCTACACGGCACACTTGGAGCTTTTTCTCGGAAATGGTTGCTTGG GAGTGGGTGTAATGATGCTTTTAGTGTTAACTATCGAGCGCTACGTGTCTGTCTGTCATCCGGGATGCACAAGACCTGTGATAGGACCGCCAGG TTTGGTTGTGTTTCTGACCAGCTTTCTCACATTCATCATCTACTTGCCGAGCATCTTTCGCGGCGAGCTGATCAAGTGCATGCTGGTGCCGAACAATGTGTTCGTCTATTTGCGTCGTGACAACACCGACTATCAGCGCACTCTATTCTATTCGGTGTACAAGGTGATGCTCGAGGTCATATTCAAGCTAATACCAACTGTGTTGATTGCCGGCCTCAATTTGCGCATCGTTTTGGTCTATCGACGCACCTGCGAGCGACGACGTCAGATGGTTTTGTCCCGCATCAACTATGTGAAGGACGATGATCCGCGAAAATTTGCCGAGGAGCGACGATTATTCCTGCTGCTCGGCAGCACATCAATTTTGTTCTTGGTGTGCGTTTCGCCGATGGCCATACTCCATATGACCATAGCGTCGGAGGTGTTGCCGAGTTTTCCGTTTCAGGTGTTTCGGGCGCTCGCCAATCTGCTGGAGCTAATCAACTATTCGATCACGTTCTATATCTATTGTCTGTTCAGCGAGGACTTTCGCAACACGCTGATGCGCACCATCAAATGGCCGTGGCTGAAGGCCAAGCTCTGTCATTATGGGGATGAGGTGAGTGCTAGTCCgccagcaacggcaacggccaCGGCTGCTGTTTGTAATCCACTCTGCCCGCCCATTCACACAGACTACACAGACCATCAAGGGTGTTCCAATGGTGCGATTCGATAA
- the LOC133848427 gene encoding probable G-protein coupled receptor B0563.6 isoform X1, with protein sequence MTSIYQLVFVLLFFAFFFTLRVIVLILPVLSKFMTYPKLKPNVDPQRHKHFNTTHNTVIRQQSASPQTMITRLYNTEEDPAYCSFIWGGNLSSNDLVLGTPANASQIFSNDLRDDIYTQDVEDPRTESLRQYCYGLMLPIICSLGIMGNVLNLIVLTRRNMRGTAYIYMRAYSTAALLAIVFAIPFGIRMLVHKDRGQWEEFGPAFYTAHLELFLGNGCLGVGVMMLLVLTIERYVSVCHPGCTRPVIGPPGLVVFLTSFLTFIIYLPSIFRGELIKCMLVPNNVFVYLRRDNTDYQRTLFYSVYKVMLEVIFKLIPTVLIAGLNLRIVLVYRRTCERRRQMVLSRINYVKDDDPRKFAEERRLFLLLGSTSILFLVCVSPMAILHMTIASEVLPSFPFQVFRALANLLELINYSITFYIYCLFSEDFRNTLMRTIKWPWLKAKLCHYGDEVSASPPATATATAAVCNPLCPPIHTDYTDHQGCSNGAIR encoded by the exons ATGACTTCGATTTACCAGCtagttttcgttttattgttttttgcgtTCTTTTTCACACTACGTGTAATCGTATTGATCTTGCCCGTTTTGTCTAAATTCATGACGTAtccgaaactgaaaccgaacGTGGATCCTCAAAGACACAAACACTTCAATACGACACATAATACGGTGATAAGGCAGCAAAGTGCTTCGCCGCAAACGATGATTACAAGATTATACAATACGGAAGAGGATCCCGCCTATTGCTCATTCATCTGGGGCGGAAATCTTAGCAGCAACGATCTCGTTCTCGGCACTCCAGCTAACGCGTCTCAGATATTCAGCAATGATCTGCGGGACGACATATATACG CAGGACGTGGAGGATCCGCGCACCGAATCTCTACGCCAATACTGCTACGGCCTCATGCTGCCAATCATCTGCTCACTCGGCATCATGGGCAATgttcttaatttaattgtcCTCACCCGTCGAAATATGCGGGGGACTGCGTACATCTACATGCGAG cgtaCTCAACAGCCGCTCTGCTTGCAATTGTCTTTGCCATACCCTTTGGCATACGCATGCTCGTCCACAAAGATCGTGGACAGTGGGAGGAATTCGGACCGGCGTTCTACACGGCACACTTGGAGCTTTTTCTCGGAAATGGTTGCTTGG GAGTGGGTGTAATGATGCTTTTAGTGTTAACTATCGAGCGCTACGTGTCTGTCTGTCATCCGGGATGCACAAGACCTGTGATAGGACCGCCAGG TTTGGTTGTGTTTCTGACCAGCTTTCTCACATTCATCATCTACTTGCCGAGCATCTTTCGCGGCGAGCTGATCAAGTGCATGCTGGTGCCGAACAATGTGTTCGTCTATTTGCGTCGTGACAACACCGACTATCAGCGCACTCTATTCTATTCGGTGTACAAGGTGATGCTCGAGGTCATATTCAAGCTAATACCAACTGTGTTGATTGCCGGCCTCAATTTGCGCATCGTTTTGGTCTATCGACGCACCTGCGAGCGACGACGTCAGATGGTTTTGTCCCGCATCAACTATGTGAAGGACGATGATCCGCGAAAATTTGCCGAGGAGCGACGATTATTCCTGCTGCTCGGCAGCACATCAATTTTGTTCTTGGTGTGCGTTTCGCCGATGGCCATACTCCATATGACCATAGCGTCGGAGGTGTTGCCGAGTTTTCCGTTTCAGGTGTTTCGGGCGCTCGCCAATCTGCTGGAGCTAATCAACTATTCGATCACGTTCTATATCTATTGTCTGTTCAGCGAGGACTTTCGCAACACGCTGATGCGCACCATCAAATGGCCGTGGCTGAAGGCCAAGCTCTGTCATTATGGGGATGAGGTGAGTGCTAGTCCgccagcaacggcaacggccaCGGCTGCTGTTTGTAATCCACTCTGCCCGCCCATTCACACAGACTACACAGACCATCAAGGGTGTTCCAATGGTGCGATTCGATAA